The genomic window TGTACACCCACGCCCCAGATCACTGTGACATGACTTATTAGGGCCGGAATCCAACAGATTGCGTAGATCGCGCTGACCACCAGCAGCGACACAGTCACTTGTTTGCGATGGCGAAGAAGAGCCGTCTGAGAAGCTTTCAATTGTGCACTCTCAACTGGCTTGACCCACAGGCGATACGCTACTCTGGAGTATAGGCATACCATAATGCACACGGGAACCACGCCTCCGAAAAGCATCCAAATGAGGCTGTGCGCTTTGAAGAATCTTTCGTCGGTGGTGTTAAAGTTACCACACCTCTCGCACGAGCCGGAATCGAAATAATAGTACTTGACCTCCAATAGGTCAACCATGTTAATCACAATGGAGACAAACCATGCAATGCCAATCAGTAATTTCAGACGCCCTTTGGTAAACTTTCCTCGATGACGAAGAGGATGGATTATGGCTAAGTAACGTTCAATGGCGATgtaaaccaaaaagaaaatggaagcaGCAGCACCAAACCAGGCGATGTCTCCGTGTGTAAACCAAACGCACAACCAGCGTCCTGCCTCTCCCTCTGGGTGGGTTAGGTATTGAAAAAGTCCTTTCTTGAGACCAGTGGGCAAAGCGAACACCATGTCGGCCACGGCGAGGTTCACCAGTAAGTAGTTGAGTGTGGTTTGCATGGGTTTGTTCAGAAGGACAGTTAGAATGACCAGCGTTGTTGCCGATCAGGGATGTGAGTACAAGGATTAAACACACCGTGTCCATAATGATGAGAGAGGCTGCCTGAGAAACGGCCATCTTAAAATGACAACACTCAAATTAGGTTTGCATGATTAATTATATGCGTATTTGGTACCACGAGGAACAGTTGGAGACGACAATCAATGTTCTTAACTTAGTCGAGCATAAATAAGATGTGATCTTAATTATAAGAACCCTTCCACAGCGCAAACCATTCATTAGTTGTCTGTAACACTTATAATAAGaatacctgaaaaaaatcactcagttctgattggttaagataaatgcagttttcaggtaattcaatgaagaagagggttaattcagccagattgaacaattccttgaactgtttagttagactttgaacttttatgcgccttaaagatgtgaaaatattatAGCATATTaatgttttgatcgtacgcgattgttttgaccgaacgcacaatgtcatTTGCAGGGcttgattaatttattttttgcacCTGATGCGCGcactttgcttctgcataattatgataagctatctcgtatttttttatgtatattgGATAATAGTTAATCGcaatgatttttctcgtgcaatttggtaatgaataagcacttgtaattttttcaaagacaaaattgcacgagcccgtgcGGCTCGTGCATtatttgttagtctttgaaaaaattcactcgtgcgtatttattccaaattgcacatcgaaatcatgtgattacctaagCTAAatgcataagaaaaaaaaaaaaaagagattccACCCTTATGCATGATAATACATCCCAAAAAAACACACCTTGAAATCCCACAAACACAAAggatatatttttaaaaatttaacctAACAAATAATATCGTCACcaacaaatgttttgaaaatataactttttaaaacttcttttgAGTACACAGTATGAACACCGGTTCTATTTTCAGAATTTCTGATGTCACTGTATTCCCACAATCTTGGGACAGACCCTTGTGACATGCTAAGTCCCCCGTGAGATTTAGTTTGagaaagttttttgaaaattagTCTTTTAGATTCTGAACGAAGTGCGGCCTCTATGAATAGTTTACTTACGGTTTGAGGCGTGCACTCCAGTGGCAGGTGGTTTTTTTTCGTCTCATGCGAGAAACCAACAAGAGAAACGCAAAATCTCTTTCATCAGGATAGTATCGCTTGGAAATCACTGTGCGGAAGATAAAAGCTCTAGATAAAAAGTGCAGTTTAACAAGGCtgtataaaaaaggaaatgctgTCATAGATAAGAAGACGTTTAGGTTGGAAAGTTCTTAATTTTCTGtgattattgattttttaagttttttttgtttggacAGCCAACATATGACAGTCGAACTTAATTAACCTCAAAGGCATCATACGTatacaagatgaaaaaaaataaacaaacacttAAGGAGTTTTGTCATCGCGTTTCTCTTCCATACTGCCCTTTAATAACATTATAACACTTGAATTGACCATTTTTGTTGGAAAGAGATTGCAATATTGTCTGATTTTTAATTGTCTAACTCATGCTTGAACGttccttttcatttaaaattttcagggATATcgagttattttctgttttgacATTAGATATCCCTATGGGATGTGTTTCGCAGCTGCCTGTTCTGTACTCCAAGAAATTAGTTGTTATTTGAAAACTAAATTTCAATCTCCCATGCAAAAAGGGGCTGGCGGTGGGGGGGGgcaatttatttttgaattaaatTGTTATGGGACCTGAACATAAACGTGTTCGTTTTATGTATTCTTAACGGGGTACTGAAAAGGAATATCTGTTGAACAGGAGGGGAATCTTCCTTCTGGAAACCTCGTAATTAAATTGAAGCCAAGGTGTGCAGTTTTGTCGTACAGAGATCTTTCCGATTGAGTGTCAATAGCGAAAGTAAAGTTATTATAACAAACATTCAGAACAAAGAGAAGGAAATGGGAAAGGGAAGGAAATTACTAATTCACCATAGAAAGGAAGACGAGTTAGTACTTCACACGTGATAAACAATTCAGGATTATTTACCTAGAATGAATGCAACCCCATCAGCGCACAGCCgttttcatttctgttgtaAAACCTTTCAGTTAGGTACACTCATGTTAGCTGATAGACATCGATAGACAGTAGAGCC from Pocillopora verrucosa isolate sample1 chromosome 8, ASM3666991v2, whole genome shotgun sequence includes these protein-coding regions:
- the LOC131774068 gene encoding neuropeptides B/W receptor type 2-like; its protein translation is MQTTLNYLLVNLAVADMVFALPTGLKKGLFQYLTHPEGEAGRWLCVWFTHGDIAWFGAAASIFFLVYIAIERYLAIIHPLRHRGKFTKGRLKLLIGIAWFVSIVINMVDLLEVKYYYFDSGSCERCGNFNTTDERFFKAHSLIWMLFGGVVPVCIMVCLYSRVAYRLWVKPVESAQLKASQTALLRHRKQVTVSLLVVSAIYAICWIPALISHVTVIWGVGVQRFNDAGEVLIVLNSCVNPGVYSFRIKSFREHLRNVILCRKRRKIRAPPGLTVPGVASVVCKPSAE